Within the Ensifer adhaerens genome, the region CCACGGCGCCGGCACGGATCTGCTCAACCTGATCAGCGATATCCTCGACCTCTCCAAAATCGAGTCCGGCACGGTTTCGGTCGATGCCGAGGAGATTTTCATCAACAACCTGCTTGAGGTGATGTCGCGGCCGTTCCGGCACGAAGCCGAAAATCGAAACCTGTCTTATGCCGTGGAAATCACCCAGGACGTCCCAAAGAGTATCATCACGGACTCCAAGCGACTACAGCAGATCCTCAAGAACCTGCTTTCCAACGCCTTCAAGTTTACCGCCGAAGGAGGGGTAACCCTGAAAGTTGCCCTGGCAAAAGGCTGGTCCTGTGACCACGCCTCTTTGCAACATGCTCCCCTGGTGGTCGCTTTCGAAGTCGTGGATACTGGAATTGGAATCCTACCGGAAAAACAGCGCATCATCTTCGAGGCATTCCAGCAGGCGGATGCCTCTACCAGTCGCAAATACGGGGGGACGGGGCTTGGGCTTGCCATTAGCCGGGAACTCGCAAATCTCCTTGGAGGAGAAATCCAGCTGCGAAGCACGCCAGGCATCGGCAGCGCGTTTGTCCTCTACTTGCCACTGAGCTATGTCGGTGCGTCGACCAACGCGAGACACCTTCCAGCCTCCAGCAATGTCGTGCAGCTTGCAGAGGTGGCGGCGGCACGTCGGGCTGATCGGACGCAGGAACCGGTTTTCGACGATCGCGGTGTGATTGGACCGGGCGACGCAATCCTACTGATCGTTGAAGACGACCCCCACTATGCGCGGGTACTTGTCGATTTGGCCCATGACAACGGCTTTAAGGTTCTTGTGACGACGCTTGGCAGCGAAGCCCTTGATCTTGCACAGGAATACAAACCTGCTGCGATTTCGCTCGACATTTTCCTGCCCGACATGTCGGGATGGACTGTCCTTAGCCATCTGAAGCAAAGCCCTGCGACGCGGCATATCCCGGTCCAGATCATCAGTCTCGACGACGACCGGCAGCATGGACTGACGCGCGGTGCTTTCGCTTTTATGACGAAACCCACCACCACCGATAGCGTGGGCAAGGCCTTATCCCGCCTAAAATCCTATGCCGAGCCCCGTCGCAAACAGCTTCTTCTCGTTGAGGACAACGAAGCCGAGCGCTTGAGCGTAACTGCGCTGCTTGGTGACCATGACATCGATATCTTGAGCGTGGGGTCGGGCGGGGAGGCGCTCTCGGCCCTTAAGGAGAGCCCGGCTGATTGCGTGGTTCTGGATCTTACGCTTCCTGACATGAGCGGGTTTGAGGTTCTTGAAAAAATCCGCGACGACCAAGACATTGGTGAGGTGCCGGTGGTCGTGTTCACCGGCCGCGCGCTCACCCCGGCTGAGGACGCACAGTTGCGCACGATGGCGCGGAGCGTCGTCGTGAAGGGCGTAGAATCGCCAGAGCGTCTATTGGACGAGACGGCACTTTTTCTCCACCGGATCGTTGCAGACATGCCCCCCGCAATGCAGGCATTGCTTGAAGATTTGCATAGCTCAGATGAAGACCTGCTGGGTGTCTCCGTGTTGCTCGTCGATGACGATGCGCGTAACATTTTTGCCCTTAGCAGCGTATTGGAACGGCGCGGCATGCGGGTGCTGACGGCAACGACCGGCAGCGAGGCAATTGAGGTTCTTGGTCAAGAGCCGACCGTCGCAATCGTGCTGATGGATATCATGATGCCTGGAATGGACGGTTACGAGACGATGCAGGTCATCCGTTCGGACCTGAAGTTCCGGCGTCTTCCGATCCTGGCGCTGACCGCAAAGGCAATGAAGGGCGATCGAGAAAAGTGCCTCGAGGCGGGTGCGTCGGATTATCTCGCCAAACCCGTCAATACCGAGCAATTGCTGTCGGCACTGCGTATGTGGCTGCACCGCTGAGGATTTGGTCATGAATCCCGTCAACATCCTTTTGGTAGACGACCAGCCGGCAAAGTTGATGAGCTATGAAGTGGTTCTCCAGGACCTGGGGGAAAACCTCATCAAGGCGCAATCGGGTCGCGAAGCCCTGGAGCATCTTCTGCGCAATGAGATCGCAGTTATTCTCGTCGACGTTTGCATGCCGGAACAGGACGGCTTCGAGCTTGTCAGCATGATCCGGGAGCATCCGCGGTATCAAAATACCGCAATCATCTTTGTGTCTGCCATCATGATGGCCGAGCCCGATCGATTGCGGGGCTATGCGGCAGGGGCCGTCGATTACGTCGCGGTGCCCGTCGTTCCCGAAGTCTTGCGCGCAAAGGTCAGGGTGTTTGCAGATCTTTATCGCAAGTCGAGAGAGCTGGAACGTCTCAATGTCGACCTTGAAAACCGGGTGCGCGAGCGAACCGACGAACTGGAGGCCTCCGCAAGCCAGTTGCGACAGCTCAATGAAGAATTGGAAGTGAGAATCAATCAAAGGACCCGAGAGCGCGAAGCGGCGCTTGCGCAGCTATTTGAGGCGCAAAAGCTTGACACTGTTGGCCAATTGACCGGTGGCGTCGCTCATGACTTCAACAACCTTCTCATGGCGATCCTTGGCAGCCTTCAGCTTCTCAAAAAGCGGCTTCCCGAAGATGGCAAAAGCGAGCGGCTTGTTGAAAACGCCATACAGGCGGCCGAACGTGGCGCCGCGCTGACCCAACGCTTGCTCGCGTTTGCCCGCCGCCAGGAGTTGAAGCCGCAGGCGGTGGATTTTCTCGACCTATTTCAAAATGTGGAGGAGTTGCTCAGCAGAGCGCTCGGCCCGGGGATAGATACCAGGAAACGCATCTCGAGCGCGCTGCCCCCGCTGCTGGTCGACCGTAACCAGCTCGAACTTGCTTTGCTCAATCTGTTTGTGAACGCACGCGATGCGATGCCCGGAGGCGGTTCACTCGTCGTTTCGGCAGAAGAGGAACCCGGGACGCCACCTAATAACCTTAAAGCCGGCAGATACGTAAGGCTCTCGGTGTCGGACAGTGGCGAAGGCATGGATGAGGCTACCCTGGCCCGCGCTGCTGAACCGTTTTTCACGACGAAGGGACAAGGAAAAGGGACCGGCCTTGGCCTGTCCATGGTCCATGGTCTTGCAGCCCAGTCTGGTGGGACATTGGGCCTGGAGAGCAAATTGGGGATGGGAACGACCGTGTCACTTTGGCTTCCGGTCGCGGAAGATGGGGCCGCAGCCCCCACGCCGACACCGGACTTGCACCATGAGGCTGCCCCATTGCATCGCGGCCTCACAATACTTGTGGTAGACGACGACCCGCTCGTCAGCATGGGCACATCCGCCATGCTGGAGGACCTTGGGCACGCGACTGTCGAGGCATCGTCGGCAGCCGCCGCACTCGAGATCCTTGATTCGGGGCAGCGATTTGACCTGGTCGTTAGCGATCAAGCCATGCCAGGCATGACGGGCGTGGAACTCGCGCGTCTGATTTTCTCGTCATATCCTGGCCTGCCGGTCATTATCGCCTCTGGCTATTCCGAACTTCCTGACGACGATGGGCTGCCTGAGCTCTTGCGCATGACAAAGCCGTTCACACAAGTGCAACTGCAGACCACCGTTAGACGAGCGCTCGTCGTCCGGCCGCCGGCTTCTTGACGCTGACGGGGGCAGCCCTCGCTCATGAGGCCGCTTTTCGGTGATACTTTCGATCGGAACGGGCGGAGCCAATCTTGCCTGAACGTGTTGGTCCCGAGCGACCAGGCCTGGGCCGTTTGCTAGATTTATCGGGTTGCCCTCCCTGCAAGGGACCCCTAGTCTTTATTGTCGGCGCAGACTGGGCTTCGGCGATCGCTCACCGGCTCAAGGACGCTACGCAATGTTTTCCACCAGCAAACCCACAGCCCTTTTTCCTCATGAAATGGATGAGGTCGAGCGGATGTTTCGTGACATCCTTCAAGAGTGTCGCCTTGCGCCGGATTGTGAGGCAGCCGAAGCAATCGCCAGGCGTATTTTTGGCTATTATCAAGGGGGCGTTCGCGAGTTCAGCGCGTTGAAGGCCATGCTCGGCCTTGAGGCGGATCCGGGTTCCGAAACGAGTGCTGACAGGGCATTTGGCGGTCACGAAGGTGACCGGAATGAGTCCGGGATGAAGGTCCCGCGTTCGCTGGAAATGGCCGACAGCCCTGACGCTCATGGTGT harbors:
- a CDS encoding response regulator; its protein translation is MNPVNILLVDDQPAKLMSYEVVLQDLGENLIKAQSGREALEHLLRNEIAVILVDVCMPEQDGFELVSMIREHPRYQNTAIIFVSAIMMAEPDRLRGYAAGAVDYVAVPVVPEVLRAKVRVFADLYRKSRELERLNVDLENRVRERTDELEASASQLRQLNEELEVRINQRTREREAALAQLFEAQKLDTVGQLTGGVAHDFNNLLMAILGSLQLLKKRLPEDGKSERLVENAIQAAERGAALTQRLLAFARRQELKPQAVDFLDLFQNVEELLSRALGPGIDTRKRISSALPPLLVDRNQLELALLNLFVNARDAMPGGGSLVVSAEEEPGTPPNNLKAGRYVRLSVSDSGEGMDEATLARAAEPFFTTKGQGKGTGLGLSMVHGLAAQSGGTLGLESKLGMGTTVSLWLPVAEDGAAAPTPTPDLHHEAAPLHRGLTILVVDDDPLVSMGTSAMLEDLGHATVEASSAAAALEILDSGQRFDLVVSDQAMPGMTGVELARLIFSSYPGLPVIIASGYSELPDDDGLPELLRMTKPFTQVQLQTTVRRALVVRPPAS